Within Coregonus clupeaformis isolate EN_2021a chromosome 20, ASM2061545v1, whole genome shotgun sequence, the genomic segment GTCGCCAACACTTGCATTTTAAAGCACTTTTCAAAAGGGACTTTACTGCCCATATTTTTGTCCAAAAATGGATTGACCCTGGAAATGAACCCTCCCTCCATCTAGACTAGGGGAATTCCAGGCCTCATAGCAGCAGCTGTTAAATCACATGTCCATATGTTGTTCAAGCGCTTTAGTTCTGGAATGTTACTTATGTAATACCGCCACCTTCTGGATGGACACCAAAACACTTTTCTGTCACCCAGAATATAAGATTCTGCTGAATTCCAAGGATCACATAAATATAAGTAATATGGAAATAGCTCCAACTTTGTAGTCTGATAAGCTTGGTGAAATTCTCACCATATTGGATACACCTGTCCAATCCTTTGAGCTCTACAGGAGTGCATAGAGGTTAAAGAGTTAGCCACTAGGGCGAGGCATTGCCTTCCTTCCATCAAAGACGGCATCATTCTACTAACTCGACAAGCGCAGAGGGACTCTTGGTGCCGTCTGACCTGAGAACGAGGCTAGGGGTGGAATGGTAATTCAGCAGAGCTAGTCTTCTCCACACCTGATTGTCCTGTTTGATAATGTTCTGGGCCACCAGCGTGTTGTTCTTCAGGTTGCGGGCCAGGTTCAGCATGTCTTCAGCCAGCTTCTCCTGTAGGTTGTGGTGGTGCTGGAGCACTGCATCCAACTCGGCTGCTGACTGCCTTTCATCCAGCGCCAAACCCCTGCGGAACGGGACGGATTGGtttcattgattgatttgattgtggGTATAAAAAACAGACAAATGTGAAATCATACATTTGGTAAGTCCGGTTTCACAtttgagagcagagagagaggaaattggGTTTTAATGTTACCTTCTGTTTCGCAAGTCTGTTTCCGAGTTTCCTGTTTAAATTACAGATAACATAATTAAGAACTATTCCACTTTAAAATGATGCTCATATTGTACATTTGAATATATCCCAAAATTAAAGTGTTTACCTTTGTTCGACAGACCCTATAAAGAAACAGAAATGCAAGAAAACAATTAGCAGAAATAGCACTTCATAAAGATGACAAATCATGTCTATCAAACAAACTGTAAAATTCTCCAAAGTAAAAAACCCAGACTATTGAGACCCATCCAACAGTGATAGACAGTATGAGGTTGTGAGATGATCTTACAGTGCCTAACAGCTCGTTCCTCATCTCCCCTGTGCACCGGGCTTTGGTCTGCATGTGGACTGTCTTACTGGCTGGCATCCTCTCATTGGCTATGGTGGGGGTGCGACCAGGAGCTAGGAATTGATTGGCCAGGGCTTTCTCTGTCCCCGACTATATACAACAACATAGGATAGGCAGCGTATAATTAGTTCAAGTGAAGAAAACATCAAACACACTTTGGTGAGAAGAAAACACatgtataatgtaatgttaatggATTCAAACAGAATTTAATCCGTTGTTTTAGCTACGGATCAGAATGAAATCCTTGAGCGTATTATACTAACCAGTTTCTCTGCTTCTAGAAGTCCTTTCAAGAAGTCAACCTTTCGTGTGTAGTCTGTCATCACCTCTACTGTGGGTTTGCTGAAGGGAGATATGGAAAATAAAGAATGAATATTTAAAACAACGATTGCCATGGAGGACATAAATTAGGCtaatacaatgcattcggaaagtattcagaccttgactttttccacattttgttacctaacttattctaaaattgattcatttgttttttccccctcaatctacacacaataccccataatgacaaagcaaaaacaggttgagaAATgatggcaaatgtattaaaaataaaaacagaaataccttatttacataagtattcagaccctttgctatgagactcgaaattgagctcaggtgcatcctgtttccattgatcatccttgagatgtttctacaacttgattggagtccacctgtgataaattatattgattggacatgatttggcatttggcatttggaaaggcacaaacctgtctatataaaggtcccacagttgacagcgcatgtcagagcaaaaaccaagagatgaggtcgaaggaattgtccgtagagctccgagacaggattgtgtcgaggcacagatctggggaagggtacctaaaatgtctgcagcattgaaggtccccaagaacacagtggcctccatcattcttaaatggaagaagtttggaaccaccaatacacttcctagagctggccgcctggccaaactgagcaatcaggggagaagggccttggtcagggaggtgaccaggaacccgatggtcactctgacatagctcctctgtggagatgggagaaccttccagaaggacaaccatctctgcaacactccactaatcaggcctttatggaagagcggccagacggaagccacttctcagtaaaaggcacataacagcccgcttggagtttgccaaaaggcacctaaaggactttcagaccatgagaaacaagattctctggtctgatgaaaccaagattgaactctttggcctgaatgccaagtgtcacgtctggaggaaacctggcaccatccctacggtgaagcatggtggtggcagcatcatgctgtggggatgtttttcagcgtcagggactgggagactagtcaggattgagggaaagatgaacggcgcaaagtacagagagatccttgatgaagtcctgagcgctctggagcaggttctcagactggggtgaaagttaatcttccaacaggacaacgaccctaagcacacagccaagacaacccaggagtggcttcgggacaagtctctgaatgtccctgagtggcccagccagagcccggacttgaacacgatcgaacatctctggagagacctgaaaatagatgtgcagcgacgctccccatccaacctgacagagcttgagaggatctgcagagaagaatgggagaaactccccaaatacaggtgtgccaagcttgtagcgtcatacccaagaagcctcgagactgtaaacgctgccaaaggtgcttcaactaagtactgaataaagggtctgaatacttatgtaaatgttgttttttatttttaagaaatttcctaaaaattctaaaaacctgtttttactttgtcattatgtggtattgtgtgtagattgaggaggggaaaaaaatatttaatcaattttagaataaggctgtaacgtaacaaaatgtggaaaaagtaaaggggtctgaatactttccgaatgcactaattTAAATGCAGCTCCCTTCAAGTATAAACCTATCAATAATAGGATGTTTTTAAATCATAAACTGCTATAATGATAATGCAGATATTTATCTGATGGCTTGATTGAGGTTAAAGTGTCACCTTTATATAAAATCGGAAACAATAAATACATGTGAGATTTAGTTGCGAGAGAGGAGGTTAGTATGGTAAATTCCAAGTCTGGCATTGCCTTGTTTTAACTATTTTACATTGCTCACAAAAACCTaaagttgtgttgtattgtgacaACTACAATATTGTACTGTTAGACAATAAAAGTAAACCGTTTACATTAATACGTTTAAACTTTGACACTCATTAGGTAAAATGTCTCAGCTTAGCTATACCTTGGACTCTTCCTCAAAGCCACCAACATCTCTTCAAGAGCACCAACATACTAGAAGAGAAAGAGCAAAAGTCAAGACTTGTAGTTTGGTAGAGTTATAATAGGTATGGCATTTAGAGACAAGACAATTTCCAAGTTTCATAAAAGCATGGGAACACAGTTTGAGCAGCTATGCAGAAAACAACAACTAGTAGGCATGCCTACAACTGAAATCTTTTTGCAAATGATGACAAAGGCAGCCTCTTCGGGGATTCGGGGGGGTTGTCTGTTAGCTGTAACATTAGCTATTTAAGCTTTTCTGAGGTGGGGCGTGTTGTCTGTTAgctgtaatgttagctagttaggcTTTTCTGAGGGGAGGGTGTCTGTTAGCTAGTTACGCTTTTCTGAGAGGGGGGTTCTCTGTTAgctgtaatgttagctagttatgCTTTTCTGAGAGGGGGGGTTGTcagctgtaacgttagctaattatGCTTTTCTGAGGGGGATTGTcagctgtaacgttagctaattatGCTTTTCTGAGGGGGGGTGTGTTGGCTGTTAGCTGTAACGTTAGTTTGGCTTTTCTGGGGGGGTCtgttaactaacgttagctagttgccATCAAAACAGATATGACTGATTGAAAAGGCCTGAATGTCATCTTCCAGCGAACACAATCAGATACTCCCCTGTGAAAATAAATAATGTAGCTAATAACTAGTAAGCTACATAACCTTTTcaaattagctaacgttagctagccaacaAAACCTAGTTGTGATAAGATGATCATGGCTAACTACATACATCTTTCGCAAGATTCATTGACATGTATTTAGATTCGAGCTAATCTTATAATATACCTGGTATAAAATAGTAATCATGTGTGCTTGCATTAGCTAATACCGTTAGCTAACTACTACTATTAGTTATTGATTTGCTAGAAAATACAATACAGTCAGTAACTGGGTGTCATTGCAGTATAGTTAGCCAACTTGCTCGTTCCTAGTTGCTGACGACGTGGCTATCTAGTATGCTACCCCATTGACAAGCTGACGTAACGCTACTAGCGTCGCTAGCTGACGTTAGCAGACACTGTCAACATCATTTGACAGGACATTCATTTCTCATTGACTGCGTTTAAGGAAAGTTGCATTGGTCAACGACTACACCGTCTACATGTTTTACCTTTTCCAACCTCCATTCCGTTTCCACTCGCTTCTCCGAAGCTATAGATTCGCAGCGGGACAATAATCGGATAAAATTTATTTCTAACCTAGACGAAGCCATGTTTGAATATGACAGGGTGTCGCAAGGATTTTTGCGGAAGTAGtacggtttccactagttaccacagctatATCGTTAACGTTCATTAAAgcaaaaaaatagcttttttaTCTTAATTTAAGTTTACGGTTAGACATAAAGTTATCAGAGTGGTTTGTGTTTAACATATTTTAAGAAGATTCATAatttttcttcttcttgtgtGGATTTTTTTATGGCGATTTACGAGGAGAAATTGTGGAAGTGGGCGGGGTTTAGGACTTTGtgtctgtggtaactagtgacgaccaaaCAAAACCCCAGAATAAACGTTCCACATTTACCACATTTAAAATCTAGAATATTTTCTGAAAAATTCAATCAAATATATTTACAATTACAATTTATCAATCAAAATGTATTAACAACATTGAAATATATATAACAATTGGCCTGTTTTACAACAGAAACAAGGTATATAGGAAGgtataaatgactaaaatgtaaatgtaaggcctAAATAAAACAGAAAAATCACAAAAATCCTGGCTCTCAGAGGTTTATTATGAGCATATGATATTAATCAGACAGCATACAATGTTTCTGTTTGACTGTTCTTCTTTGCATTTTTCCAGTAAATTATTCTTTGTAGGATACATTTTTGCTTTCATTTTAATTGCTAGGGTCTTTACAGATTTATACAGCAGGCAGTGCATGAGAAGATAAGATTCAGTATACATTACATTTGAGTTGTTATAGGGAAGTTGCATGTAGGCAGGCTAGAGTCCTACATTGGACAAAAAAAGCTTGAGAACATAAGATGAAGCTGATGCCATGTTGGTCAGCAGCCATCAGGGTGGTTCTCAGGACCACTGGGGGGCGAATTGCGTTTCCTCTGTTTGATTAGGCGAGCCAGGAAGCCCAGGAAGCAGAGAGAGGCTAGGGATCCCACTGTGGAGCCCAGTGCTGCCATGGCCGTGGTGATGGCGCTGGAGGCCTCCACT encodes:
- the use1 gene encoding vesicle transport protein USE1, with the protein product MASSRLEINFIRLLSRCESIASEKRVETEWRLEKYVGALEEMLVALRKSPSKPTVEVMTDYTRKVDFLKGLLEAEKLSGTEKALANQFLAPGRTPTIANERMPASKTVHMQTKARCTGEMRNELLGTGLSNKGNSETDLRNRRGLALDERQSAAELDAVLQHHHNLQEKLAEDMLNLARNLKNNTLVAQNIIKQDNQTLTQSMRQADTNFEKLKVESERLEQHTKKSVNWSLWLMLILVSFTFISMILFIRIFPKLR